Proteins encoded together in one Myxococcus stipitatus window:
- the yjjJ gene encoding type II toxin-antitoxin system HipA family toxin YjjJ, with protein MATLERLLAVLGRLPDASEPELAERLQTDLPTVSRLLAAAGEQVCPMRQGASTRYARTRELPGLGSRLGLHRVDDAGSVHRHGVVHLLSDGGHWLERAEGESERFEGFLPFAMDMSPQGYLGRSFPALHPDLRLPTRVTDWTDDECLIALSRRGEDCVGALVLGDESLQRFLAMPLREVGADAFPELAAVSGTQPSGALVGGEHPKFTAYVGGRHVIVKFAAEDGSEASARWRDLLVTEHLALEAIRSAGHAAARSRWLEAAGYRFLEVERFDRVDARGRRELLSLDAIASEYLGHWGIWTRSALRMQEAGFVSRDDATRMRWLDTFGQLIGNTDRHSGNLSFFPEGARRFRLAPAYDMLPMVFAPMGTVVPEREFEPCPPTADTLDVWHDAARHALAYWTRLAEETALSRDFRERCARCGDTLHALVRQVPA; from the coding sequence ATGGCCACGCTGGAACGACTGCTCGCGGTCCTCGGTCGGCTTCCCGATGCGTCGGAGCCCGAGCTCGCGGAGCGACTCCAGACGGACCTCCCCACCGTGTCCCGGTTGCTCGCGGCCGCGGGGGAGCAGGTCTGTCCCATGCGACAGGGCGCCTCGACGCGATACGCGCGGACGCGGGAGCTCCCAGGGCTCGGCTCCCGACTCGGGCTCCATCGCGTCGATGACGCGGGGAGTGTCCACCGGCATGGCGTGGTGCACCTGCTCTCGGATGGTGGGCACTGGCTGGAGCGCGCGGAGGGCGAGTCCGAGCGCTTCGAGGGCTTCCTGCCCTTCGCCATGGACATGAGCCCCCAGGGCTACCTGGGCCGGAGCTTCCCAGCCCTCCATCCCGACCTGCGCCTGCCCACGCGGGTGACGGATTGGACGGATGACGAATGTCTCATCGCCCTGAGCCGGCGGGGCGAGGACTGCGTCGGCGCGCTCGTCCTCGGAGACGAGTCGCTCCAGCGCTTCCTGGCCATGCCCCTCCGAGAGGTCGGGGCCGACGCGTTCCCCGAGCTGGCCGCCGTCTCCGGGACGCAGCCCTCGGGCGCCCTCGTCGGCGGCGAGCACCCCAAGTTCACGGCGTATGTCGGAGGTCGCCACGTCATCGTGAAGTTCGCGGCGGAGGACGGGAGCGAGGCATCGGCGCGTTGGAGGGACCTGCTGGTCACCGAGCACCTGGCCCTCGAGGCGATCCGGAGCGCGGGGCACGCAGCGGCCAGGTCACGCTGGCTGGAGGCCGCCGGCTACCGCTTCCTGGAGGTCGAGCGCTTCGACCGCGTCGACGCCCGGGGGCGTCGGGAGCTGCTGTCGTTGGACGCCATCGCCAGTGAGTACCTGGGCCACTGGGGCATCTGGACGCGGTCGGCGCTGAGGATGCAGGAGGCCGGCTTCGTCTCCCGGGACGACGCGACGCGGATGCGCTGGCTCGACACCTTCGGACAGCTCATCGGCAATACGGACCGGCACTCCGGCAACCTGTCCTTCTTCCCGGAAGGGGCACGGCGCTTCCGGCTCGCGCCGGCCTACGACATGCTGCCCATGGTGTTCGCGCCCATGGGCACGGTCGTCCCCGAACGGGAGTTCGAGCCATGCCCACCCACGGCCGACACCCTGGACGTGTGGCACGACGCCGCCCGCCACGCGCTCGCGTACTGGACGCGGCTCGCGGAGGAAACCGCATTGAGCCGCGACTTCCGCGAGCGCTGTGCCCGGTGCGGCGACACGCTCCACGCGCTCGTGAGGCAGGTCCCCGCCTGA